The Gemmatimonadota bacterium genomic sequence CACCGGTGCACCAGGTCCTCCATTGCCTCCAGAAAGGTGCCTGGGTGCGACGCCAGGTGCACCGTGTTCAGGGCGCCGGCGGAGACGCCAACCAGGACGGGGACGCGGAGATGCGGGTACTGCTTCGCAATGCCACGCAGCACTCCCACCTGGTAGGCTCCGCGCGCTCCGCCTCCGCCGAGCACCATGGCGAGGTCGTTCGTGACAGGCGTGGGGCGATGGCTCATGCGGATCAAGATATCATTGGTGACTCCGGGCTCGGCAGTTGGGTGCCGAGGTGATCGACGGCGTCCCGCAGCGTGCGAAAGTCCGGAAGGACGAACAGAGTCGGTTGCACCGCATCGACCACGAAGGACTGTTGCAGCACCTGCTCGACGACAAACGGCTGGAGCGCGCAGCCGCCTCCCAGGGCGTGCCGTTCTTCGGCGATCGAGGACACCAGGCCGGATCCATAGATCCGGGGGAGGTCCGCCGTTCCGACGAGCCCAAACTCCACCGTGAACCAGAACAGTCGCTGGACCGCGAGCATGGCCGCGTCGGAGGCAGCGCGGGTGCCGAGTAGCCCAAACTGCTGCAGCATGTCAGCGAACGTGGGGTTGGCATGCAGCGGCACGTGGCCGAAGACA encodes the following:
- a CDS encoding phenylalanine 4-monooxygenase, whose product is MTASHAQHSSRYTAEDHATWATLVQQRFETLHETAAAEVLTGIDVIALSHDRVPVLSELNARLAPRTGWQVVPVSGYLNPREFFSFLADRRFPSTTHVRPRDQLAYIPSPDIFHDVFGHVPLHANPTFADMLQQFGLLGTRAASDAAMLAVQRLFWFTVEFGLVGTADLPRIYGSGLVSSIAEERHALGGGCALQPFVVEQVLQQSFVVDAVQPTLFVLPDFRTLRDAVDHLGTQLPSPESPMIS